A part of Maridesulfovibrio hydrothermalis AM13 = DSM 14728 genomic DNA contains:
- a CDS encoding DVU_1557 family redox protein, which translates to MSTLKVLDEDFSSWKCSACGKALSPKPVELEYLGSRFNVELPACPECGLILIPEELALGKMAEVERLLEDK; encoded by the coding sequence ATGAGTACATTAAAAGTTCTTGATGAAGACTTTTCCTCTTGGAAGTGCTCGGCCTGCGGCAAAGCTCTCAGCCCGAAACCTGTGGAGCTGGAATATCTGGGCAGCAGATTTAATGTGGAGCTTCCCGCCTGTCCCGAATGCGGACTTATTCTTATTCCTGAAGAACTGGCACTTGGCAAAATGGCTGAGGTTGAAAGACTTCTGGAGGACAAATAG
- the trsM gene encoding DVU_1556 family methyltransferase: MLQTASHSPPLWERSILRDTAGQTLRPGGFALTDRAVSLADIPANSRILDAGCGLGATVQHLRSRHRLYAYGIDSSIRQLSEAPPELPLSLADASSLPYSDASFDGIICECVLSLMPDLYRTISEFKRILKPSGKIIITDIYQRSPHAISKIKGSCASSPLNLTELDNCLKDNGIRIATLEDHSKLLAELAARLIFAGEPDINLTGNCCGKPGYMMLIAEFA, from the coding sequence GTGTTGCAGACAGCAAGCCACTCTCCTCCGCTATGGGAGCGGTCCATACTGCGGGACACCGCCGGACAAACCCTGCGCCCCGGAGGCTTTGCCCTGACGGACCGGGCAGTTTCGCTGGCCGATATTCCCGCAAACAGCCGCATACTTGACGCAGGCTGCGGACTGGGAGCAACAGTACAGCATTTACGAAGCCGGCACCGACTTTATGCCTACGGCATCGACAGCTCTATAAGACAGCTGTCTGAAGCCCCGCCGGAGCTTCCATTATCCTTAGCTGATGCCTCCAGTCTACCGTATTCAGATGCTTCCTTTGACGGCATTATCTGTGAATGCGTACTCTCGCTGATGCCCGACCTGTATCGTACAATTTCAGAATTCAAGCGTATTCTGAAACCATCCGGCAAAATAATCATTACGGATATATATCAACGCAGTCCGCATGCAATTTCAAAGATCAAAGGATCATGCGCCAGTTCCCCGTTAAACCTGACGGAACTGGATAATTGTTTAAAAGACAATGGAATACGCATCGCAACCCTTGAGGATCACTCAAAACTTTTGGCAGAACTTGCAGCCCGGCTAATTTTTGCAGGCGAACCGGACATAAACCTGACCGGCAACTGCTGCGGCAAACCGGGATATATGATGCTAATCGCTGAATTTGCTTAA
- a CDS encoding DVU_1555 family C-GCAxxG-C-C protein — translation MTDTDLRILQLHGSGYCCAQILILLCLDNMQRENPDLIRSVQGLCLGMGDCSGTCGILSSGICALSLYAGKGTEYEEADDKLPLLTENFREWFKEKTTAQYGGYICEDILGGKCGAPKPDRCGQLLVDAYNELIRILIEADFDPAQGRDEGDAY, via the coding sequence ATGACAGATACCGACCTTCGTATATTGCAGCTTCACGGCTCCGGTTACTGCTGCGCCCAGATTTTAATTTTGCTATGTCTGGACAATATGCAACGTGAAAATCCCGATCTTATTCGCTCGGTTCAAGGATTATGTCTGGGCATGGGTGATTGTTCAGGAACCTGTGGCATACTCAGCAGTGGAATCTGTGCACTTAGCCTTTATGCCGGAAAAGGCACAGAATACGAAGAAGCTGACGACAAGCTGCCATTGCTTACTGAAAATTTCAGGGAATGGTTCAAAGAAAAAACAACTGCGCAATATGGCGGTTATATCTGTGAAGATATTCTGGGCGGCAAATGCGGCGCGCCAAAACCTGACAGGTGCGGGCAATTGCTGGTTGATGCCTACAACGAGCTTATACGCATTCTGATAGAAGCAGACTTTGACCCTGCACAGGGACGGGACGAGGGCGATGCTTACTAG
- the trsS gene encoding radical SAM (seleno)protein TrsS, translating to MLTSFDINETESLCPVCLKKISARRVTKNGESRIVKECSEHGKFSTPFWRGEPAIGNWSRPKTPSCPPVTETGEKKGCPFDCGLCPDHNQHTCTTLIEITWRCDLSCKVCFASAGKEAAPDPSINELDELLKKIRKTAGPCNLQLSGGEPAVRDDLPRIASLAKEHGFPFVQVNTNGLRVALDPGLAKRWADAGVDSAFLQFDGTRDDIYTAIRGRPLLEYKIRAIENLTAAGIGVVLVPTVIPNINDDNIGEILELAITYAPGVRGVHFQPVSYFGRYPQSPSDNMRITLPEIMTALEDQTGELVRKSDFMPPGCEHSLCSFHSNYLVMENGSLKKLSGKSEACCSPQPAAEGADKSKAFVRRQWAAPDAENCDCKEPLDDLDRFINRAKTHILAISGMAFQDVWTLDLERLKGCCIHVASPEGKLIPFCAYNLTSMDGSTLYRRKIDD from the coding sequence ATGCTTACTAGTTTTGATATTAATGAAACCGAATCTCTTTGTCCGGTATGCTTAAAAAAAATTTCAGCCCGCAGAGTTACGAAAAACGGTGAAAGCCGTATTGTTAAAGAATGCAGTGAACATGGAAAATTCAGCACTCCGTTCTGGAGAGGCGAACCGGCCATCGGCAACTGGTCACGCCCTAAAACTCCATCCTGCCCTCCGGTTACCGAAACTGGAGAAAAAAAAGGCTGCCCCTTTGACTGCGGCCTCTGTCCGGACCACAATCAGCACACCTGCACGACCCTTATTGAAATCACATGGCGTTGCGACTTATCCTGCAAAGTCTGCTTCGCCTCAGCAGGCAAAGAAGCAGCTCCGGACCCGAGTATAAATGAACTCGACGAATTACTGAAAAAAATCCGCAAAACAGCAGGGCCTTGCAATCTGCAACTCTCCGGCGGTGAACCGGCTGTGCGCGATGATCTGCCACGCATTGCCTCGCTAGCTAAAGAACACGGATTTCCCTTTGTACAGGTTAATACAAACGGGCTGAGAGTTGCTCTTGATCCCGGCCTTGCCAAACGCTGGGCTGATGCGGGAGTCGATTCCGCATTTCTGCAATTTGATGGAACCCGTGATGATATATATACTGCCATACGGGGCCGCCCTTTGCTTGAATATAAAATCAGGGCAATTGAAAATCTTACTGCTGCCGGAATCGGGGTAGTACTCGTTCCTACCGTAATCCCCAATATAAATGATGATAACATCGGTGAAATTTTAGAGCTGGCCATAACTTATGCACCGGGTGTGCGCGGAGTGCATTTTCAGCCGGTCAGTTATTTCGGACGTTATCCGCAGTCACCTTCTGATAATATGCGTATCACCTTACCTGAAATAATGACCGCGCTTGAAGACCAGACAGGTGAACTTGTCCGTAAATCAGATTTCATGCCTCCGGGATGTGAACATTCTTTATGCTCTTTCCATAGTAACTATCTGGTTATGGAAAATGGAAGTTTGAAAAAATTATCCGGTAAGAGTGAAGCCTGCTGTTCGCCGCAGCCTGCGGCTGAAGGAGCCGATAAATCCAAAGCTTTTGTACGCCGCCAATGGGCTGCCCCTGATGCAGAAAATTGCGACTGCAAGGAACCGCTCGATGACCTTGACCGCTTTATAAACAGAGCCAAAACGCATATTTTGGCCATTTCAGGCATGGCATTTCAGGATGTATGGACCCTTGACCTTGAGCGCTTAAAAGGGTGTTGTATACATGTAGCTTCACCGGAAGGAAAATTGATTCCTTTCTGTGCTTACAACCTGACTTCAATGGATGGTTCCACCCTTTACAGGAGAAAGATTGATGACTGA
- a CDS encoding DVU_1553 family AMP-dependent CoA ligase translates to MTDRPLGSWLNLRMGRDPDMETVSAEELQNWQFELLRKTMFNAVQSCPFYRDRLAGIQIGAVHTPANLEKIPFTTAEDLRNGPESFLCVSQDEIARAVTLASSGSSGPPKRLFFTAGDLERTIEFFHYGMAPMLNKGETILAILPDSRPGGVGSIFAESNSRLGAETVLPVNPSDITTLLHLLLDSHSSCILGPAIQIHALARLMENKKIVINHVRSVLLCWDVLPKASMRTISRIFDCDIFSHWGMTETCLGGAVDCSPDSGMHLREPDFFIEIIDPVTGKQVPDGVKGEIVISTLSRRAMPLIRYRTGDVGCICDDDCSCGLPLRRLKAVEGRLDDGLTLPDGGRLTLNDLNDIILPHSDVLDFSVEYTPEKQELSIGLDLVPESRPDSAVYDSLMSYSKIKKAVQNHNLKITTRLANKDGKINSGFGKRSIIYK, encoded by the coding sequence ATGACTGACCGTCCACTGGGAAGCTGGCTCAATCTACGCATGGGCCGTGATCCTGATATGGAAACCGTATCGGCAGAAGAGCTGCAAAACTGGCAGTTCGAACTGCTGCGCAAAACCATGTTCAACGCAGTGCAATCCTGCCCCTTTTATCGTGACCGGTTAGCCGGAATTCAAATCGGGGCAGTGCATACCCCGGCAAACTTGGAAAAGATTCCTTTTACAACTGCGGAAGATCTGCGAAACGGACCGGAAAGTTTCTTATGCGTATCTCAGGACGAAATTGCGCGGGCAGTGACTCTTGCCAGCTCAGGATCAAGCGGCCCCCCGAAACGCTTGTTTTTTACAGCCGGTGACCTCGAACGGACCATTGAGTTTTTCCATTACGGCATGGCTCCCATGCTCAATAAGGGCGAAACCATTCTAGCAATCCTGCCCGACTCGCGCCCGGGAGGAGTCGGATCTATTTTTGCTGAAAGTAATTCAAGACTGGGGGCCGAAACAGTCCTTCCAGTCAATCCTTCTGACATCACCACCCTGCTGCACCTTCTCCTCGACTCACATTCCAGCTGCATTCTCGGACCGGCCATTCAAATTCATGCCCTAGCACGGCTCATGGAAAACAAAAAAATTGTTATTAACCATGTCCGCTCGGTTCTGCTCTGCTGGGATGTTTTGCCCAAAGCTTCCATGCGGACAATCTCACGCATATTTGATTGTGATATTTTCTCCCACTGGGGCATGACCGAAACCTGCCTCGGCGGTGCTGTGGACTGTTCCCCGGACTCGGGAATGCATCTGCGTGAACCTGATTTTTTTATCGAAATTATTGACCCCGTGACCGGAAAACAGGTTCCTGACGGGGTTAAAGGTGAAATAGTGATCAGCACTCTTTCAAGGCGAGCCATGCCGCTTATCCGTTACCGCACTGGAGACGTCGGCTGTATTTGTGATGATGACTGCTCTTGCGGCCTTCCCCTGCGCAGACTTAAAGCTGTTGAGGGAAGGCTCGACGACGGCTTAACCCTGCCGGACGGCGGCAGGCTGACCCTTAACGATCTTAACGACATCATTCTTCCCCATTCTGACGTGCTTGATTTCAGCGTGGAATATACACCTGAAAAACAGGAGCTTTCCATCGGACTGGACCTAGTTCCGGAAAGCCGTCCGGATTCCGCTGTTTATGATTCCCTCATGTCTTATTCAAAAATAAAAAAGGCTGTTCAAAATCATAATTTGAAAATAACAACCAGACTTGCTAACAAAGACGGGAAAATTAACTCCGGCTTTGGAAAACGTTCCATAATTTATAAATAA
- a CDS encoding XdhC family aldehyde oxidoreductase maturation factor, with translation MKKLIHNICTQLESGNSLIMASIIKSSGSTPRSSGSKMVVMRDGSIDGTIGGGLVEALVQKEAAKLFEAGQNIVSFTDFDLSNELAANADMICGGHVSVMLEHLPADKETIAAFSQLDSALRKGRQTVLITHINAATVKERIVIHQGCQLPKFKFMDENKGADLLESSLKSGRPVIEKNGDRYIVAESFTPQPDLFIFGAGHVSRPTAELASSVNFRTIVLDDRSEFANEERFPLADEIHVLPDFDDCFGGLEVNENSYIIIVTRGHLHDKTVLGQALQTPARYVGMIGSSKKRNAIYDALLSEGTTQFNIDRCHCPIGLSIGAQTPEEIAVSIVAELIQKRAGI, from the coding sequence ATGAAAAAACTTATTCATAATATCTGCACTCAACTTGAATCCGGCAACAGCCTGATCATGGCTTCCATTATAAAAAGCTCCGGCTCCACACCACGCTCATCAGGCAGCAAGATGGTGGTCATGCGCGACGGCTCCATTGACGGAACCATCGGCGGAGGACTTGTTGAAGCTCTGGTGCAAAAGGAAGCGGCTAAACTTTTCGAAGCTGGACAAAATATTGTTTCCTTCACGGACTTTGACCTTTCCAACGAACTGGCCGCCAATGCTGATATGATTTGCGGCGGGCATGTGTCTGTAATGCTGGAACATTTACCGGCTGATAAAGAGACCATCGCTGCATTCTCTCAGCTTGATTCCGCCTTGCGCAAAGGCAGGCAGACAGTCCTTATCACTCATATAAATGCCGCAACAGTAAAAGAAAGAATCGTGATACATCAGGGTTGCCAACTTCCTAAGTTCAAATTCATGGATGAAAACAAAGGGGCGGACCTTCTCGAATCTTCTCTAAAATCAGGCCGTCCGGTTATAGAGAAAAACGGAGACAGATATATTGTTGCCGAAAGCTTCACCCCGCAGCCGGATTTATTCATATTCGGAGCAGGACACGTTTCCCGTCCGACCGCAGAACTTGCTTCATCCGTCAATTTCAGGACGATCGTACTTGATGACCGCAGCGAATTTGCCAATGAAGAACGCTTCCCACTGGCGGACGAAATACATGTTTTACCTGATTTTGATGATTGCTTCGGCGGACTTGAAGTAAATGAGAATTCATACATAATAATAGTAACTCGCGGACATCTCCATGACAAAACCGTGTTGGGGCAGGCTTTGCAGACCCCCGCCCGTTATGTCGGAATGATCGGAAGTTCTAAAAAACGTAATGCTATATATGATGCCCTGCTAAGTGAAGGGACAACGCAATTTAATATCGACCGCTGTCACTGCCCTATAGGGCTGAGCATAGGAGCACAAACTCCTGAAGAAATTGCGGTATCCATTGTTGCAGAACTGATTCAAAAACGAGCCGGAATTTAA
- a CDS encoding DVU_1551 family NTP transferase gives MKFYGLILAAGLSSRMGRLKALLPLEGSTILSRCIRSLVDGGASDIFVVTGHEAGKVGSEARVLGMHEIFNPDYSEGMFSSVRAGVEMLPDDTDAFLVLPVDIPLVRPSTIRALTFDYSAKPTDVIYPCFKGERGHPPLISADLIPEILGHDGEGGLRAILERYDLTAREHDMPDLGILRDLDTPEDYDMACKISRRRIPLPEECEALWELAETPQQTREHCKTVAKAACLMAKALNKARNHKKSLDLNIVRSAALMHDVAKRRRNHEAAGAAILAGYGFSGIVDIVAAHRDTDIKPDSPLTEQEIVFLADKMFQGTQLVSLSDRYGKTLQRWSGDLEAVNAITGRLQRAEALLKRYEKETGVRMPDFLLSNMDKDES, from the coding sequence ATGAAATTTTACGGACTGATTCTAGCGGCAGGACTCTCATCACGTATGGGAAGGCTGAAAGCCTTGCTTCCTCTTGAGGGCAGCACGATCCTTTCCCGCTGTATCCGTTCGCTGGTTGATGGCGGGGCTTCAGATATCTTTGTAGTAACCGGACATGAAGCCGGCAAAGTCGGTTCCGAAGCCCGTGTGCTGGGGATGCATGAAATTTTTAATCCAGACTACAGCGAAGGCATGTTTTCATCAGTACGGGCAGGAGTTGAAATGCTGCCTGATGACACTGATGCATTTCTGGTCCTTCCGGTTGACATTCCACTGGTGCGCCCCTCAACAATCAGGGCGTTGACTTTTGACTATTCAGCTAAGCCAACTGATGTAATTTACCCCTGCTTCAAGGGAGAGCGGGGACATCCGCCGCTGATCAGCGCAGATCTGATTCCAGAGATTTTAGGTCATGACGGTGAGGGAGGACTCCGTGCTATCCTTGAAAGATACGATCTTACCGCCCGTGAGCATGACATGCCTGACCTTGGAATCCTGCGTGATCTGGACACCCCCGAAGATTACGATATGGCTTGCAAAATTTCTCGCCGCCGCATCCCCCTGCCGGAAGAATGTGAAGCACTCTGGGAACTGGCGGAAACCCCGCAACAGACCAGAGAACACTGCAAAACCGTTGCAAAGGCTGCCTGCCTCATGGCAAAAGCCTTAAATAAGGCACGCAACCACAAAAAATCGCTGGATTTAAACATTGTTCGCAGCGCAGCCCTGATGCACGATGTTGCCAAACGCAGACGCAATCATGAAGCAGCCGGAGCAGCCATCCTTGCCGGATACGGATTTTCCGGCATTGTAGACATTGTTGCCGCTCATCGCGACACTGATATCAAACCTGATTCACCGCTGACTGAACAGGAAATTGTTTTTCTGGCCGACAAAATGTTTCAGGGAACGCAGCTGGTCAGCCTGAGTGACAGGTATGGTAAAACCCTGCAAAGATGGAGCGGTGACCTTGAAGCCGTCAATGCCATCACAGGACGTCTGCAACGTGCTGAAGCCCTGCTTAAACGCTATGAAAAGGAGACCGGAGTGCGCATGCCGGACTTTCTGCTAAGCAACATGGATAAGGATGAATCATGA
- a CDS encoding histidine phosphatase family protein, whose protein sequence is MIVLVRHGEAENAGGRAIGQTDLPLSAAGERQARTLADSLCCIDYKSFYASPLTRTMQTASYIDQKCAIPPIPCPELQEINLGKWDGLSFKKIKKDFPEQYRMRGKDIAGFRPPGGENFLDLKDRVSEAINRISSEDTPAVIVTHAGVIRIVMHLILNFPLENIFKIKPTHCYASIVSKTSHGLTLKAFNIPPGTALSNMLRQEVPQPDQF, encoded by the coding sequence ATGATTGTTCTGGTCCGGCACGGTGAAGCCGAAAACGCCGGAGGAAGAGCCATCGGACAGACCGATCTCCCCCTTTCAGCAGCAGGTGAAAGACAGGCCCGCACGCTGGCAGATTCGCTCTGCTGCATAGACTATAAGTCATTTTATGCCAGCCCCCTTACCCGTACCATGCAAACCGCATCTTATATTGATCAGAAGTGCGCTATTCCCCCTATCCCCTGCCCTGAATTGCAGGAAATAAACCTAGGCAAATGGGACGGACTGAGCTTTAAAAAAATCAAGAAAGATTTCCCTGAACAATACCGGATGCGCGGAAAGGATATTGCCGGATTCAGGCCCCCCGGCGGCGAAAATTTTCTGGATCTGAAAGATCGGGTCTCTGAAGCTATAAATCGCATTTCATCAGAGGATACGCCTGCTGTGATTGTAACCCACGCCGGAGTAATCAGAATCGTGATGCACCTTATACTGAATTTTCCACTTGAAAATATTTTTAAAATCAAACCCACCCACTGCTATGCCTCCATTGTTTCAAAAACATCCCACGGCTTGACGCTAAAAGCATTCAATATCCCGCCCGGAACTGCACTCAGCAACATGCTGCGGCAGGAGGTGCCGCAACCGGATCAGTTCTGA
- a CDS encoding iron-containing alcohol dehydrogenase: protein MQVTKFAIPEIIFGNGSIKFLASCARRLGAKRVLLVSDKGIEKAGWVQLVLNILESENLDCAYFDELTANPRDCQIQQGAKIYREHKADVIIGLGGGSPIDASKGIAIIVSNGGKIHDYEGANRIRHPLPPMIFIPTTAGSGSDVSQYAIITDKVRQVKMAIISRSLVPNISIIDPDLLITKSRQLILASAVDALAHAIESYVSQLASPFTETQALTAIKLIAGNIKKAADHKDPEALKNLSIASTAAGMSFSNAGLGVGHALAHSLGGRYDVTHGMTLPILLPSVMRFNLPSCEEKMATIARTINENSPTPNNAPKEHISDTLQHMFESMEIPMQLRKIVPDNTKLEEICRLAVQDACAVTNPREATWQDLYKICKEAW, encoded by the coding sequence ATGCAGGTAACCAAATTCGCCATTCCGGAAATTATCTTCGGCAACGGCAGTATCAAATTTCTAGCTTCCTGTGCCCGAAGACTTGGAGCCAAAAGAGTTCTGCTGGTCAGTGATAAAGGAATCGAAAAGGCAGGCTGGGTCCAGCTTGTACTGAATATTCTCGAAAGCGAAAACCTTGATTGCGCATATTTTGATGAGCTTACCGCCAATCCGCGCGACTGTCAGATTCAGCAGGGAGCAAAAATCTACCGCGAGCATAAGGCTGATGTTATCATCGGACTCGGAGGCGGCAGTCCCATTGATGCTTCAAAAGGCATCGCCATAATTGTCAGCAACGGCGGCAAGATACATGACTACGAAGGGGCAAACCGTATCCGCCATCCCCTGCCCCCCATGATTTTCATTCCCACCACCGCAGGAAGCGGGTCAGACGTATCACAATACGCAATTATCACCGACAAAGTAAGACAAGTAAAAATGGCCATCATCAGCCGTTCGCTGGTGCCGAATATATCTATCATTGATCCTGACCTGCTGATCACCAAATCCAGACAGCTCATCCTTGCTTCGGCTGTGGATGCTCTGGCCCATGCAATCGAATCATACGTATCGCAACTGGCTTCCCCGTTTACAGAAACTCAAGCCCTGACCGCCATCAAACTCATTGCGGGGAATATTAAAAAGGCGGCAGATCATAAGGATCCGGAAGCATTAAAGAACCTCTCTATCGCCAGTACGGCGGCGGGAATGTCCTTCAGCAACGCGGGCCTCGGCGTTGGTCATGCACTGGCTCATTCTCTGGGCGGACGTTATGACGTAACCCACGGTATGACACTGCCTATTTTGCTGCCTTCGGTAATGCGTTTCAACCTGCCAAGCTGTGAAGAAAAGATGGCAACCATTGCCCGCACGATCAATGAAAACAGCCCGACTCCTAATAATGCGCCAAAAGAACACATAAGTGACACCCTGCAACATATGTTTGAAAGCATGGAAATCCCCATGCAACTTCGTAAAATTGTTCCCGACAATACCAAGCTGGAAGAAATATGCCGCCTTGCCGTACAGGATGCCTGCGCCGTAACCAACCCAAGAGAAGCCACATGGCAGGATCTCTATAAAATATGTAAAGAGGCTTGGTAA
- a CDS encoding two-component system sensor histidine kinase NtrB — MSNKARLHDLIGIEHHKLNFFQELQQNIAELKDINRESEDQRCEIAAILDGITDVMMVLSENMEIISVNHVFERLFPGINPIGKKCYSLFRDIDHPCPECPAFKSLSTNSVCKNTAIFRIEGKNMQFDMVASPLKNPEVPDHRILIFKRDVTMEKEYQAKFYQAEKMATIGVLAAGVAHEINNPMAAVAGFAEGIQRRLTRLEESIPEDLAEDLYDYTNTILKECLRCQDIVKTLLSFSRPVASEFIPVNLNQVAEDTLRLLDHQFRRYQSIRLNMNLASPLGHIYGNEAQLKQVVLNLLTNAVDAVEEDGEISVETFVENNHIGLRVSDSGCGIAPEIKDMLFEPFFTTKNVGKGIGIGLSTCFNIVREHNGEIIVDSEVGKGSTFTVLFPVQ; from the coding sequence ATGAGTAATAAGGCCAGACTTCACGATCTTATCGGTATTGAACACCATAAGCTTAATTTCTTTCAGGAACTGCAACAGAACATCGCAGAACTGAAAGACATCAACCGTGAGTCAGAAGATCAGCGTTGCGAAATTGCTGCCATTCTGGACGGAATTACTGATGTAATGATGGTGCTTTCCGAAAACATGGAAATAATTTCGGTCAATCATGTTTTTGAAAGACTCTTTCCGGGCATCAATCCCATCGGCAAGAAATGTTATTCCCTGTTCAGGGATATAGATCATCCTTGCCCGGAATGCCCTGCGTTCAAATCTCTTTCCACAAATTCTGTATGTAAAAATACCGCTATTTTTCGTATTGAAGGCAAAAATATGCAGTTTGACATGGTAGCCTCACCCCTTAAAAACCCCGAAGTACCTGATCACCGCATCCTTATTTTTAAACGGGATGTAACCATGGAAAAAGAATATCAGGCAAAATTTTATCAGGCTGAAAAAATGGCAACCATCGGAGTGCTTGCAGCCGGAGTTGCTCATGAAATCAACAACCCGATGGCGGCGGTGGCCGGCTTTGCTGAGGGCATTCAACGCAGACTGACCAGACTGGAAGAATCCATCCCTGAAGATCTGGCCGAAGACCTCTATGATTACACCAACACGATTTTAAAAGAATGCCTTCGCTGTCAGGACATTGTGAAGACACTGCTATCTTTCAGCCGGCCGGTTGCCTCGGAATTTATCCCTGTAAACTTGAATCAGGTTGCTGAAGACACTCTGCGCCTGCTCGACCATCAATTCCGCCGCTACCAGTCCATCAGGCTGAACATGAATCTGGCTTCACCTCTGGGACATATTTACGGAAACGAAGCCCAGCTGAAACAGGTTGTGCTCAACCTGCTGACAAATGCGGTGGATGCAGTAGAAGAAGATGGTGAAATCAGCGTAGAGACCTTTGTAGAGAACAACCATATAGGACTTAGAGTCAGCGATTCAGGCTGCGGCATTGCGCCGGAAATCAAGGATATGCTTTTCGAACCGTTTTTCACGACTAAAAATGTGGGAAAAGGAATCGGAATCGGCCTTTCCACCTGCTTTAATATTGTAAGAGAACACAACGGCGAAATCATCGTGGACAGCGAAGTGGGCAAAGGCTCCACTTTCACTGTGCTTTTCCCCGTTCAGTGA
- a CDS encoding sigma-54-dependent transcriptional regulator — protein sequence MSESYKVLVVDDEESILKLLSKELSSPERMVHTANCAKTAREQVRKERYEVIISDIRLPDGDGLELLTEFKDMEPDVEVILITGHGNIDNAVEAIRIGAYDYITKPFRLDRVELVVDRAWQRVCLTRENRSYKHSQQSDTSSSQLIGSSAPIKQIKHLITKVAPTNVPVLITGESGAGKDVVAHSIHCASQRAGKPMIVKNCATLQKELSRSELFGHTKGSFTGAMENCDGLMTFAHTGTLFLDEIGELPMEVQASLLRVLEAHTFRRVGEKDERTVDIRFLFATNRNLALEVEEGRFHEALFHRINVFNISLPELKDRREDVPLLIDFFLNKLGQQMGQGEYSISERAMQCMLSYHWPGNVRELRNVLERSIILSDNFVITCNCLPKEIADQPERDGETGILSLERMEREHIIKALDFFNGNRQRAAQALGIGRKTLYRKIDKYNL from the coding sequence ATGTCTGAATCATACAAAGTTCTAGTTGTGGACGATGAAGAGTCCATCCTCAAGCTGCTCAGTAAAGAACTGTCAAGCCCCGAACGCATGGTCCATACGGCCAACTGCGCGAAAACCGCGCGCGAACAGGTGCGCAAAGAGCGTTACGAAGTAATCATCTCCGACATCAGACTCCCTGACGGTGACGGGCTTGAATTACTTACCGAGTTCAAAGATATGGAGCCGGATGTGGAAGTAATCCTCATCACCGGACACGGCAATATTGATAATGCGGTCGAAGCCATCCGTATCGGAGCTTATGACTACATAACCAAACCTTTCAGGCTGGACCGTGTAGAACTGGTGGTGGACCGTGCATGGCAGCGAGTCTGCCTGACCCGTGAGAACCGCAGTTACAAACATTCTCAGCAGAGCGACACCTCAAGCTCACAGCTTATCGGCAGCTCGGCTCCCATCAAACAGATCAAACACCTTATCACTAAAGTTGCCCCGACCAATGTTCCGGTACTTATCACCGGAGAATCCGGAGCGGGTAAAGATGTTGTAGCCCACTCTATCCACTGCGCAAGCCAGCGGGCCGGTAAACCCATGATAGTCAAGAACTGCGCCACCCTGCAGAAGGAACTTTCACGCAGTGAACTTTTCGGCCACACTAAAGGATCGTTTACCGGAGCCATGGAAAATTGCGACGGCCTGATGACCTTCGCCCATACCGGAACTCTTTTCCTTGATGAGATCGGCGAACTGCCTATGGAAGTGCAGGCCTCCCTGCTGCGCGTGCTGGAAGCACATACCTTCCGCCGGGTGGGTGAAAAAGATGAACGTACGGTTGATATCCGCTTCCTGTTTGCCACCAACCGCAACCTTGCGCTGGAAGTTGAGGAAGGGCGTTTTCATGAAGCTCTTTTCCACCGCATCAATGTCTTCAACATCAGCCTGCCTGAACTGAAAGACCGTCGCGAAGACGTGCCTCTGCTGATTGATTTTTTTCTGAACAAACTTGGACAGCAGATGGGGCAGGGTGAATACTCCATCAGTGAACGGGCCATGCAATGCATGCTTTCCTACCACTGGCCCGGCAATGTTCGTGAGCTGCGCAACGTGCTTGAACGCAGTATTATTCTATCTGACAACTTCGTTATCACCTGCAACTGCCTGCCCAAGGAAATAGCCGATCAGCCGGAACGGGACGGGGAAACCGGAATTCTTTCTCTGGAACGCATGGAGCGGGAGCACATCATTAAAGCTCTGGACTTTTTCAACGGCAACCGCCAGAGGGCTGCGCAAGCCTTAGGTATCGGACGCAAGACGCTTTACCGGAAGATCGACAAATATAATTTGTAA